A stretch of Bacteroidia bacterium DNA encodes these proteins:
- a CDS encoding toprim domain-containing protein, with the protein DKKFKHIWLGKKPSTFSDLFGLNQLPEQSDYIIIVEGLKDTITANAHCIPAIGIDHAGTKLNKKELETLQKKYSHIVLCLDNDEAGINASNKLSKEYHLPQLILPKELLGENGKDISDYFLDNNSANDLELIIKKAIQQHTELIANSENDKLNQVPEIKDSKTSKFEKVEHLIDEVFTLRYNEVSNDIEYKKNDSEDNFTVMNENNVYRFLQHNHIEFSMAKLMALLKSDFVTRFNPFKNYFINLSPWNEINDQDYIHKLTEYISVTDQERFALHFKKALIRTVACSIDDTVINKQALILVHEEQNSGKSTFIRWLCPNILQQYMAENISTDKDSLIALCENFIINMDELATLSRAEINSLKSMFSKETIKIRRPYDKSPTSASRRASFFGSTNKAEFLTDETGSVRWLCFELTGRINWDYKKDLSVDDIWRQAYTLYKQGFKYELTADEIKVNDEANQQYQITTPE; encoded by the coding sequence CTGACAAGAAATTTAAACATATCTGGTTAGGAAAAAAGCCTTCTACCTTTTCTGATCTATTTGGATTAAATCAATTACCAGAACAATCGGATTATATAATAATTGTCGAAGGGTTAAAAGATACTATTACAGCCAATGCACATTGTATTCCAGCTATTGGAATAGATCATGCAGGGACGAAATTAAACAAGAAAGAATTAGAAACACTCCAAAAGAAATATTCACATATAGTATTATGTCTCGATAATGACGAAGCCGGAATAAATGCGAGTAATAAACTTAGTAAGGAATACCATTTACCTCAATTAATATTACCTAAAGAATTATTGGGAGAAAATGGAAAGGATATTTCAGATTATTTTCTTGATAATAATTCAGCAAATGATCTTGAACTGATAATTAAAAAAGCCATTCAACAACATACAGAATTAATTGCAAATTCTGAAAATGATAAGCTAAATCAGGTTCCTGAAATAAAAGATTCTAAAACCTCAAAATTTGAAAAAGTTGAACATCTCATTGACGAGGTCTTTACTTTAAGATATAATGAAGTCTCAAATGATATTGAATACAAGAAGAATGATTCTGAGGATAATTTCACAGTAATGAATGAAAACAATGTATACCGTTTTCTTCAGCACAATCATATTGAATTTTCAATGGCTAAACTTATGGCACTACTTAAATCGGACTTTGTTACTCGTTTCAATCCGTTTAAAAACTATTTTATTAATCTTTCTCCCTGGAATGAAATAAACGATCAGGATTACATTCATAAGCTCACAGAATACATTTCTGTGACAGATCAGGAAAGATTTGCCTTGCACTTTAAAAAAGCTCTTATACGAACTGTTGCTTGTTCAATTGATGATACAGTTATTAATAAGCAAGCTCTTATTCTTGTTCACGAAGAACAAAACAGCGGTAAGTCAACCTTTATTCGCTGGCTTTGTCCTAACATATTGCAACAATACATGGCAGAAAATATATCAACTGACAAAGATAGTTTGATTGCACTTTGTGAAAATTTTATAATCAATATGGACGAACTGGCTACTTTATCAAGAGCTGAAATTAACAGCCTAAAAAGTATGTTTAGTAAAGAGACCATTAAAATACGTAGACCTTACGACAAAAGCCCTACTTCAGCCTCAAGACGTGCCAGTTTCTTTGGATCAACTAATAAAGCAGAATTCTTAACAGATGAAACTGGAAGTGTCCGTTGGCTTTGTTTTGAATTGACAGGTAGAATAAATTGGGATTATAAAAAAGACTTGAGTGTTGACGATATTTGGAGACAAGCATATACTCTTTACAAGCAAGGCTTCAAATACGAGCTTACAGCTGATGAGATAAAGGTAAATGACGAAGCGAATCAACAATATCAAATTACCACTCCTGAAAT